The region CGAATGTTAAGGAAGTGGAATGGGAGAAGGAGGGGGATAACTATGAAGCGGAAATAGAATTGGTACAAGTACCAATGGATGGTAAGGGGAAAAAGCGTGAAGTGGAGAAGTCACTTGAGTATACTGCAACAGGCGAATTAGTAAAAACAGAGGAACAAATTGAAATCAAAGCTTTACCTGCCGCGATAAATGATTATGTAAATAAAAATTATCCCGGAAAGAAAATTAAGGAGGCTTCTAAAATAACGGAAGCTAACGGAACTATAAAGTACGAGGCTGAAGTAGAAAAGCAAGATTTGATTTTTGATGCTAACGGCGCATTTCTGGAAAAGGAAGCGACCAAAGACGATGATGACAAAAAGAAAAATTAACGAAGCCCCGCAAGGGGCTTTTTTATTGAATAGAAGTTATTTGATAATTCACACCGTTAAAATCAAGTGAAGCCCCTTGTTTTAATCCCATAAATTTTAAAGCCAGCGGTGATTTGTCGGAAATGACAATAACGGTGTTTTTCTCGAATTCGATTTTTCCTATGGCAACCGCAATAAAAATTTGTCCGCGGTTGGTATAAATTAAACTGCCTTTCGTAACCGATGTTGAAGTGTTTTTAGGAAGTGATGATAGTTCAGCCTGCACTTGTAAAGCGTCGTTAATCTGGCGACTCAGTTTTTCCTGTTCCAGTTGCATCATAGCTCTCGCGGTTTCGTGTTTATCGCCGGCGCTGCTTTTTGTTTCATTGTTAGCTGATTCGGTGATTTGCGATAAGGCAACTTTGAGCGATTGAACTTTCTGTTCCATTAAATTTTTGCAATGCAAAAATAAACGCTCTTTTAAACTTGTATTATTCATACTTCATAAATATCCGAAAAAATATTACTTTTAGTATATTCTATTTATGAAACAATTTTTTTCACTGCTACTATTCATCTGTTTTTCATTCCCACTTTTTTGTCAGGAAGCGAAAAACGAAAAACCTATTTGGGGTGGCGGCATCGAAATGTTTTATTCGGCGAATGCTCATGGCGCGTTTTATTCAGGGCACTTAAGTTTTAATCAGTCAAAGCATCATTTAAAAGTTGGGCCGTTAGTACACAAACGAAGTTTAAAAGTTTCCGGTGCGAAGTTAGCTTACTCGTTTGTGTTGGCAGGAATGGATGCGGAGGAGATGTTGCATGCCAATTTCAGAGAAAGCAGTAACGGTTCGTGGCGAGTAAGCTTAATGACATTTGTTCAATATATTGATAAAACGCAAATGAATTATAAGCGAGTAGTGGAGGAAGAGTTGTTGAATCCGGATATTAAGCAAGACTGGAATAAAGTTTACTTATCTACGGTTGAAGGAGGATTGGGCGCAGAGTTAGATGTAAAACTTTTTAATTCTGTGCAATTAAGAACTTATGTAGGCGTAAGTGTTTATTCGCACTTAAATTACCCAACAGTTATGTACCACGAAAAAACGGCCGCGGCTTTTATTTTTGGCGCGGGTGTGAATGTGCCCTCATTTAAAAGGAATAAATAATCAAACATGGAAACCATTTTAATTACCATTGTATCGCTCGTTGTTATTATGGCCTTGGCTTTTTATATGATAAAAGTCCGTGATAAAATTGCGAATGGCGATTTGAAATTTGTGGAGATAATGAGTGATAAGGCAGTTATTATAACAACAATAATTCATAGTGGAGGAGAGGGCGACGCTTTCTACCATACAAAACTTACTGTGTATGATTTAAAGAATCCGCAGGAAAAGAAAATTAAAGTATTTAAACAAGAGCTTAAGGAAGTACATCGGATTGAAAAATATTTAGTGATGGAGTTAGAGCGAAGATATTTTTCAATTTTCGACACGGAGGCATTTGAAGAATGTTTCAATACACGACAGCCAGCAAATTATTTGAAGCTTGATTCGGAGGATGGAATTGCGGAAATAAAATATCAAAAAGGCGATTGGAAGTTTGACATCACAACGAGTCAAGGCAAAAAGCTGTATATTTATCTAAAAGATATTTTGAAGCTAAGAAACACAGAGCCGCAAATAGAGAAGAGGAAATATCCAATTGGAAATTTCAATTTATATAAGCATAAGCAAAACGAAACATTTGTTTTACATTACAACCATCAGCCAATACTAGGAAGCAAGGAATATATCAATGCGCAGGTGGTGTCAGGTGATGAAAATATTGGTGTTATACTACACGATGCGGCCATAATGGACTATCCCGAAGTAAGGGTTACAGCTGTTAATTCAAAAGGACAAGAAGTGTGGACTTATAACCAGCAGCAATTAAAATTAAAGCACGAGAGGGAATACGATAACAGAATAAAGCTTTACGACTGGAGAGAAGAAGGTGAATATCTTTTATTAGCGTTTGAAGCAAAGAAAGATCGCGTTGTTGGGCTTCACAAAAAGAACGGCGCTATTTTATTTCTTTATTAGAATTATTTTCCAAGTAAATCCGACCAATGTTTCATCTCCGGAAAATGAGAGGCAAATAGCCTAAATGCTGCGGCAAAAGGTAAAAACAAAATCATTCCGGATACACCCCAAAAAAGCGCGCCAATAAAAATCACAACGATTGCTGCTAAAGTATTCAGATTAACAAAGCGTCCAACGATATATGGGAAAATTAAATTGGCTTCTAAGTATTGTACAACAGAGAACACACCAACAACACCTAAAGGTTGCCAAAGCGAGCCTGTGTTAATCCAGCTTAGCGTGATTGGAAGAACAGCACTGATTACTATTCCGAAATAAGGAATAATAGTCATGATGGCTGTAAGCATTCCAAACATAAGTGGATTTTCCACACCAATTAACCAGAGTCCGAGCGTGTTTAAGATTCCAACGGTTAAATAAACCATTACCATGCCGCGAATGAATTTTGAAAACAGGCTAATGGTATCATTCAGCGCGGCGAATAATTGTACACGTTGATCATCAGTAAAAAGTTGTGAAAGAAAATTGACTAGTTTTTTTCGGTAAACCAAAATCAAAGCAATGTAAACCGGAATGATGAACAAGTTCAATAAGGCTTCAAACGTTGCCTTTGATGTATCCTGAATAATTTGTCCTGCATTTGCACTGAGAGAATGTAAAGTATCGCTTACCCAAATCATTTGTTCTTCTGTGCTCCATCCAAATTCGGTTTCCAGCAAGTTTTGAATTTGCTGCATGAGCGGATTTATCTTTTGATGTAATAAAGCCCATTTACTGCTGATGAGAGTTGTTTCATAAGTGAGTACGGTAATTAATCCGCCGAACAGAAGGCACACAATTAAAATGGGAATCGCAATTGAAATTGTTTTTCCGAAGCCTTTAGTTTCAAAGAAACGACACATTGGGTAAAGTACAATGGCCGTCATGAAGGAGTAAGCAAGCGGAATTAAAAAAGGTTTTCCGAAGTAAAGGATGAGTCCTGTAAAAACAATGGAACTTACGAACTTAAAGTAAGAATTAGTTTTTTCTGAATTGGCAGCTGACATTTATACAATCTTAAAGATTATTTTTTAAGATTTCCAAAGTTGTAATTTTCAGTTTTTATAACTTTCCCTTTTTCGTCGTATTCGGTCCATGTACCGTGTTTTATACAATAGCCATTATCCCAAAGCGGTTCCCAAACATCTGTATCATTTTCGCGATAGTGCCCTTGCGTTTTAACTTTTCCATTTGGATAGTAAGCGGTAAATGAACCCACGTAACAATCTTTATATTGAACAGCCTTCGTACTTAGTTTGCCATTTTCATCATAGGTTTCTAACATACACGGAGTGC is a window of Bacteroidota bacterium DNA encoding:
- a CDS encoding PepSY-like domain-containing protein, translating into MKKVIIILSVTSFVCGNISAQDIKESDVPTAVVSAFKKQYPNVKEVEWEKEGDNYEAEIELVQVPMDGKGKKREVEKSLEYTATGELVKTEEQIEIKALPAAINDYVNKNYPGKKIKEASKITEANGTIKYEAEVEKQDLIFDANGAFLEKEATKDDDDKKKN
- a CDS encoding AI-2E family transporter, encoding MSAANSEKTNSYFKFVSSIVFTGLILYFGKPFLIPLAYSFMTAIVLYPMCRFFETKGFGKTISIAIPILIVCLLFGGLITVLTYETTLISSKWALLHQKINPLMQQIQNLLETEFGWSTEEQMIWVSDTLHSLSANAGQIIQDTSKATFEALLNLFIIPVYIALILVYRKKLVNFLSQLFTDDQRVQLFAALNDTISLFSKFIRGMVMVYLTVGILNTLGLWLIGVENPLMFGMLTAIMTIIPYFGIVISAVLPITLSWINTGSLWQPLGVVGVFSVVQYLEANLIFPYIVGRFVNLNTLAAIVVIFIGALFWGVSGMILFLPFAAAFRLFASHFPEMKHWSDLLGK
- a CDS encoding 3-oxoacyl-ACP synthase → MEQKVQSLKVALSQITESANNETKSSAGDKHETARAMMQLEQEKLSRQINDALQVQAELSSLPKNTSTSVTKGSLIYTNRGQIFIAVAIGKIEFEKNTVIVISDKSPLALKFMGLKQGASLDFNGVNYQITSIQ